A window from Gymnogyps californianus isolate 813 chromosome 27, ASM1813914v2, whole genome shotgun sequence encodes these proteins:
- the AMPD1 gene encoding AMP deaminase 1 — protein MSRVRISAEDKEMDEAMRSFAEKVFASEVKDEQIRQEISPFDVEDICPISRQEMRVHMMLQESSATAEKRKKRLLRLKTIALAVPVAHKSITRLSTIDEVISTSPLYQTVPDFQRVQITGDYASGVTVEDFEVVCKGLYRALCIREKYMQQSVQRFPRTPSQYLRAIEGEVWRASDTGPVFTPPVKDGQDPFETESLAENLGYHVQMKDGVVYVYGDKAAVGRNEPKDLPYPSLEHFVDDMNFLLALIAQGPVKTYAHRRLKFLSSKFQVHEMLNEMDEMKELKNNPHRDFYNCRKVDTHIHAAACMNQKHLLRFIKKSYCMDADRVVYDAKGKQLTLKQLFQQLSLHPYDLTVDSLDVHAGRQTFQRFDKFNDKYNPVGASELRDLYLKTENAIDGEYFATIIKEVGSDLEDAKYQHAEPRLSIYGRSAEEWPKLASWFNKHRVYSPNMKWMIQVPRIYDVFRSKNFIPHFGKMLENIFVPVFEATVNPQAHKELSVFLRHITGFDSVDDESKHSGHMFCTKSPKPEQWTSEKNPSYTYYVYYMYANILVLNNLRRQRGMNTFLFRPHCGEAGAITHLLAAFMTADNISHGLNLKKSPVLQYLYFLAQIPIAMSPLSNNSLFLEYAKNPLPDFHQKGLMVSLSTDDPMQFHYTKEPLMEEYAIAAQVFNLSTCDMCEIARNSVLQCGLSHEEKAKFLGENYQEEGPQGNDIRKTNVAQIRVAYRYETWCYELNLIAEGLKTD, from the exons ATGTCACGGGTGAGAATTTCAG CAGAAGACAAAG AGATGGATGAGGCAATGCGCTCCTTCGCAGAGAAGGTCTTTGCCTCTGAGGTGAAAGATGAGCAGATCAGGCAAGAGATCTCTCCTTTTGACGTGGAAGATATCTGCCCCATCTCACGCCAGGAAATGAGAGTGCACATGATGCTTCAGGAGAGCTCTGCCACAGCAGAAAAGCG GAAGAAGCGCCTGCTCCGCCTGAAGACAATTGCATTGGCAGTCCCTGTGGCTCACAAGTCTATAACCAGACTGTCCACTATAGACGAGGTCATCTCTACCTCCCCCCTGTACCAGACTGTGCCTGACTTCCAGCGGGTACAGATCACAGGGGATTATGCCTCTGGG GTGACAGTTGAAGATTTTGAAGTTGTCTGCAAAGGCCTGTACCGTGCCCTGTGCATCCGGGAGAAATACATGCAGCAGTCTGTGCAGAGGTTCCCCCGGACCCCATCTCAGTACCTGCGTGCTATCGAAGGCGAGGTCTGGAGGGCAAGTGACACTGGCCCAG TGTTCACCCCGCCAGTGAAGGACGGACAGGATCCCTTTGAAACTGAGAGTCTCGCCGAGAACCTGGGATACCACGTCCAGATGAAGGATGGGGTAGTTTACGTCTATGGAGACAAGGCAGCGGTTGGCAGAAATGAGCCAAAGGACCTGCCCTACCCCAGCCTCGAGCACTTCGTTGATGACATGAACTTCCTCTTGGCCCTCATTGCACAGGGGCCTGT TAAGACCTACGCTCATCGGCGCCTCAAGTTCCTCTCCTCCAAGTTCCAAGTGCATGAAATGCTAAATGAGATGGATGAGATGAAAGAGCTGAAGAACAACCCCCACCGGGACTTCTACAACTGCCGGAAG GTGGACACACACATCCATGCTGCAGCCTGCATGAACCAGAAGCATCTTCTGCGTTTCATCAAGAAATCATACTGTATGGATGCTGACCGTGTAGTTTATGATGCCAAGGGCAAACAGCTCACCCTGAAACAGCTTTTCCAGCAGCTCAGTCTGCACCCCTATGACCTGACAGTGGATTCCCTGGATGTCCATGCT GGGCGGCAGACATTTCAGCGCTTTGACAAGTTCAATGACAAGTACAACCCCGTGGGTGCCAGCGAGCTGCGTGACCTCTATCTGAAGACGGAGAACGCTATCGATGGCGAGTACTTTGCTACCATCATCAAG GAGGTTGGCTCTGATCTGGAGGATGCCAAGTACCAGCACGCAGAGCCTCGCCTCTCAATCTATGGGCGATCAGCTGAGGAGTGGCCCAAGCTAGCCAGCTGGTTCAACAAACATCGGGTCTATTCCCCCAACATGAAGTGGATGATCCAAGTACCCAGGATTTA TGATGTGTTCAGGTCTAAGAATTTCATCCCACACTTTGGGAAGATGCTGGAAAATATCTTTGTTCCTGTGTTTGAGGCAACTGTCAATCCTCAAGCCCACAAAGAGCTGAGTGTCTTTCTACGCCAC ATCACTGGCTTCGACAGCGTTGATGATGAATCCAAGCATAGTGGACACATGTTCTGCACTAAAAGTCCGAAGCCAGAGCAATGGACTTCTGAGAAGAACCCATCTTACACCTACTATGTATACTATATGTATGCCAACATCTTGGTGCTTAACAACCTACGCAG GCAGCGTGGTATGAACACATTCCTCTTCCGTCCACACTGTGGGGAAGCTGGGGCCATCACGCATCTGCTTGCAGCCTTCATGACAGCAGATAATATCTCCCATGGTCTCAACCTCAAGAAG AGCCCGGTGTTGCAGTATCTGTACTTCCTTGCCCAAATTCCCATTGCTATGTCCCCACTCAGCAACAACAGCCTCTTCCTGGAGTATGCGAAGAATCCATTGCCTGACTTCCACCAGAAGGGCCTCATGGTGTCCCTTTCTACAGATGACCCCATGCAGTTTCATTACACCAAG GAGCCCCTGATGGAGGAGTATGCCATTGCTGCCCAGGTCTTCAACCTCAGCACCTGTGACATGTGTGAAATTGCCAGAAACAGCGTCCTGCAGTGCGGCCTGTCCCATGAG GAGAAAGCCAAGTTTCTGGGTGAAAACTACCAGGAAGAGGGGCCCCAAGGCAACGATATCCGGAAGACAAACGTGGCCCAGATCCGCGTGGCCTACCGCTACGAGACCTGGTGCTACGAGCTCAACCTCATTGCCGAGGGCCTGAAAACCGACTAG